The DNA region GATGCAACTTATGGCCGACGTACTCGAGCGGTTATCATTACCGACAGTGATCACGTTATTTTGTCAGCTGTTCAACCAGAAACGGTTGCCCACCGCCTATCGGCGAAAGAGATTACCCAACAAAACGAGGATGCTGAATAATGTCTGAACGGAAGTTTTGGGCCAGGCCGAGTTGCGGAATTCTGCTGGTATTGTCTGGACCTTCTGGCGCGGGGAAGGGTACTTTATGCAAAGCGCTGCTGCAAAAGTGCCCTGAACTGACGTATTCTATCTCGGTGACTACCCGTTCCCCGAGACCGGGGGAAAATCACGGGGTGAATTATTTCTTTTTGTCTACTGCCGAATTTCAAGATATGGCTGAACGGGGAGAGCTTTTGGAATGGGCCCAGGTTTATGATCATTATTATGGCACACCGCGTAAGTTTGTGGAGGAAACTCTGGCCAGTGGCCGGGATATTATCTTGGAGATTGATATTCAGGGAGCTCGCCAGATTAAAGAGAAGTTCCCAGCGGGGGTATTTGTATTTGTGATGCCTCCTTCCCTGGAGGAACTGGCCGTCCGCATTGTTAAGCGTGGTGCCGATTCAGAAGAAGAGATCCGCAAACGCTTAAGTTGTGCGAGTGATGAACTGAGTCATGTTACTGATTACGATTACGTTGTATTAAATGATGAAGTCACTCGGGCGGTGGAGAAGCTGAAAGCCATCTTAATAGCCGAAAGATGCCGGGTCAGTCGGCAGATTTTCCATCTAACTACATAAGCCAAAGGAGGAATGGAGTCTTCTATGGAGCAACCATCCCTTGAAAGCTTGATGAAGAATGTCGACAGCAAGTACACTTTGGTGGTGGCGGCTGCCAAGAGGGCTCGAATGATCACGGAAGGACATGCACCGCTGGTTACCGTGAAATCGAGCAAGCCAGTTACAATTGCTTTACAGGAAATCGCTGCCAGAAAAATAAAGTATGAGCGAACAAAAAGTGGTATTAAGTAAGTGTTTTAATGGTGGTACTCAGTCCGGCTGTTTCCAGCATGGCACCAGCGGATGAGTACCCTTTCCTATGGGTATGCTGGGAGATCTGCTTTGGAGGGGGAGCAAATGCTGAAAGGGAAGGTAGTACTGGTTGGAGTAACTGGCGGTATTGCTGCCTATAAGATGGTTGACTTGGTCAGCCGACTGAAGAAACTTGGGGCTGACGTTTTTGTCGTGATGACCGAGGCGGCAACCAGGTTTGTGACTCCGCTGGTGATGCGGACAATTTCACAAAACCCGGTCTCAATTGATACGTTTGCCGAAACCAGCACCGGGCCGGTGCAGCATATCGATTTGGCCCAGCGGGCCGATGTGGTGCTGATTGCGCCGGCAACTGCTAACATTGTTGGCAAAATAGCCCATGGAATTGCTGATAACCTGTTGTCTACCCTGGTCATGGCGACGCGGGCCCCTGTCCTGATCGCACCCTCCATGAACGTAAATATGTATGAGAATCCGATTTTTCAGGAAAACCTGGCCAGGTTGCGCCGCCTAGGCTTCCAGATTATAGAACCGGCTTCAGGTCATCTGGCCTGCGGTGATACGGGTAAGGGACGGTTACCCGAGCCGGAAGTAATTATTGAGGCAATTTTGACTACCCTGCATGTAAAACAAGATTTACGGGGGAAAACAGTGCTGGTCACCGCCGGGGCAACCAGAGAGGCTTTGGACCCGGTTCGGTTTATTACCAACCACAGTACCGGAAAGATGGGGTACGCCCTGGCTGAAGCGGCCCGCGACCGTGGAGCACGGGTGATTCTTGTCAGCGGCCCGACCAATTTGGCGCCGCCAGCTAATGTCACTTTTATTCCGGTAACCAGTGCTATCGAGATGTACGAAGCGGTCATGAAACATTTCCCTACCAGCCACATTGTTGTGAAAGCAGCGGCGGTAGCGGATTATCGTCCTAAACGCAGGGCGGAACAGAAAATCAAAAAAGGAGAAGGCAATTTAATTATTGAGCTGGAACGCAACCCAGATATTTTATATGAATTGGGTAAACGCAAAGAACATCAAATTCTGGTTGGTTTTGCGGCTGAGTCGGAAAATGTTATTGAGTACGCTAAGAATAAGATCCAGCAGAAAAACCTTGATTTGATTGTTGCCAACGATATAACTCAAACCGGGGCGGGTTTTGGAGAAGAAACCAACATTGTGACCTTGATTTCCGCGAATGGCCTAATGGTTGACCTGCCAAAACTGAGTAAATATGAGGTTGCGCACCGGATTTTTGATGCTGTAACCGAGTTGATTTAAAGAAATAATGCATTGGACATGAGGAAGGAGGAACCGTTGAATTGGCAAAAAAACTATTCACGTCCGAGTCGGTTACTGAAGGTCACCCTGATAAAATCGCGGACCAAATCTCAGATGCGGTTCTGGATGCCATTCTAGAGCAAGACCCTGACGCCAGAGTGGCTTGTGAAACCCTGGTCACTACCGGCCTGGTCCTGGTGGCTGGGGAAATCACGACCAACTGTTACGTTGACATTCCCCGGTTGGTGCGGGAAACGGTGCGGGAAATTGGCTATACCCGGGCCAAATATGGATTTGACTGTGATACCTGTGCGGTGATCACGTCGATCGATGAACAGTCGCCAGATATTGCCCTGGGGGTTAACCAGGCCCTGGAAGCTAAACAGGGCGAAATGGAAAATGAAATTGAAGCACTTGCGCGGGCGACCAGGGGATGATGTTTGGGTATGCTACGGATGAGACGCCGGAACTGATGCCAATGCCGATTGCCCTGGCCCACCGCTTAGCCCGGCGATTGACAGAGGTACGTAAATCAGG from Bacillota bacterium includes:
- a CDS encoding DUF370 domain-containing protein, whose translation is MEIKLINIGFGNIVSANRIVAIVSPESAPIKRIIQEARERGMLIDATYGRRTRAVIITDSDHVILSAVQPETVAHRLSAKEITQQNEDAE
- the gmk gene encoding guanylate kinase, translated to MSERKFWARPSCGILLVLSGPSGAGKGTLCKALLQKCPELTYSISVTTRSPRPGENHGVNYFFLSTAEFQDMAERGELLEWAQVYDHYYGTPRKFVEETLASGRDIILEIDIQGARQIKEKFPAGVFVFVMPPSLEELAVRIVKRGADSEEEIRKRLSCASDELSHVTDYDYVVLNDEVTRAVEKLKAILIAERCRVSRQIFHLTT
- a CDS encoding DNA-directed RNA polymerase subunit omega, which gives rise to MEQPSLESLMKNVDSKYTLVVAAAKRARMITEGHAPLVTVKSSKPVTIALQEIAARKIKYERTKSGIK
- the coaBC gene encoding bifunctional phosphopantothenoylcysteine decarboxylase/phosphopantothenate--cysteine ligase CoaBC yields the protein MLKGKVVLVGVTGGIAAYKMVDLVSRLKKLGADVFVVMTEAATRFVTPLVMRTISQNPVSIDTFAETSTGPVQHIDLAQRADVVLIAPATANIVGKIAHGIADNLLSTLVMATRAPVLIAPSMNVNMYENPIFQENLARLRRLGFQIIEPASGHLACGDTGKGRLPEPEVIIEAILTTLHVKQDLRGKTVLVTAGATREALDPVRFITNHSTGKMGYALAEAARDRGARVILVSGPTNLAPPANVTFIPVTSAIEMYEAVMKHFPTSHIVVKAAAVADYRPKRRAEQKIKKGEGNLIIELERNPDILYELGKRKEHQILVGFAAESENVIEYAKNKIQQKNLDLIVANDITQTGAGFGEETNIVTLISANGLMVDLPKLSKYEVAHRIFDAVTELI